From Gemmatimonadota bacterium:
CGTTCTGGTGGTACCCAGATCGAGCGCGGCGATTCGTTCACGAGCCATGTTCAACTCCTTTTGCCACTACGATCTCCCGCCTCCGGACCGGTTGGATACGATCGGCCGGACGATAACCTGGTCCTTGAACCGCAGGTCGATCTGGCGGGTACGGATGGCATCGGCTTCCAGCCGTTCCACCGTCCTTCTCAACATCTCGATCTTCCTCGGATAGTGGCCCGTCCCGAACAGTATGGCCAGACCGCCTTCGACCATGTAGGCGATCGGGTCATCGGAACTGGACACGTGTATCTCGGACAACTCGTCATACATCCCTGGAGACATCGTCCTGAGCACCCGCATCAGGTAGAGTGCGCGAGCCATCTCCGGATTGGCCAGCATGGCGTCTCTCAGCGTTTCGAAACTGCGGTCCTCCGACTCCGCGGCACCCTGCGCCTGCCGGTAGCTTGAAGCGTCGACGGTGATCACGGGAAGATCCGGCAGCCCGTTGCCGGGCGTCAGGAAGATCAACTCGCCGTGTTCCGAGACGCCGTAAAGCCGGTCCAGCTGCACGAAAGCGATCGGTTGCAGTTCCTCCACAAGGACCACGACGCTACCGGGCAGTCTCCTGGTGACCGAGACCTGTTTGAACCTCCGGTCCAGCATAAGGCGCCTTTCGGTCTCCGAGAGGTCGGCCGACCAGATGTTCCGCCCCCGCTCGAGACCGGAAATCGTGATGATATCTTCTTTGCCGACGATGCGGTTCCCCGAGACGTCGATGTTGTCCAGATTGAACGCCGTCGAGGTCTTCGTCCACTCGGACAGCGCCAGGCTGCCCATGGCCAGTCCGGCCGCCGCGACCGAGACGAGCAAGCCGGCCGCGAGCCCAGGCATCAGCCTGACCGCGGGATGCGTCCTGTGCAGCTTCATACGACCCCCGATTTCATCACGTGCACCTCGAGTTCAAGGGCTACGCCGGTCCGTTCGAAGACTCGTTCGCGAACCATGTCGATCAGCCGCAACGCGTCCGAAGCCGTCGCCCCGCCCTGGTTGATTACGAAATTTCCGTGGAGGTCGGACACCTTCGCTCCCCCGACCTGCAGGCCCTTGCAACCGGCCGCGTCGATCAGTCTCCCCGCCTTGCCGCCCTCGGGGTTCTTGAACATGCATCCGGCGCTCTGGTCCGCGGACGGCTGCGTGCGCTTCCGGTATTCGGTGAAATCCCGTATGCGTTCATACACGTTTTCCGGTTCGTCCGGCGTCAGCCTGAACACGGCCCCGGTCACGATGCCGCCCGGATCGATACCGCTCTCCCGGTAGGAAAACCCCGCTTTGCCAGCCGGGATCGTCTCGAAGTCAC
This genomic window contains:
- a CDS encoding FtsQ-type POTRA domain-containing protein, with protein sequence MKLHRTHPAVRLMPGLAAGLLVSVAAAGLAMGSLALSEWTKTSTAFNLDNIDVSGNRIVGKEDIITISGLERGRNIWSADLSETERRLMLDRRFKQVSVTRRLPGSVVVLVEELQPIAFVQLDRLYGVSEHGELIFLTPGNGLPDLPVITVDASSYRQAQGAAESEDRSFETLRDAMLANPEMARALYLMRVLRTMSPGMYDELSEIHVSSSDDPIAYMVEGGLAILFGTGHYPRKIEMLRRTVERLEADAIRTRQIDLRFKDQVIVRPIVSNRSGGGRS